GGCAGAGATTGATATCTGCTGTACTTCTGGAAATGCCGTTAAGGTGATAGAGTCATTAAAGGATGCTGTAGAGATTATCTTTGTTCCTGACAAATATTTGGGGCACTACGTATCTACAAAAGTTAATCGCAAGCTCATTCTTTGGAATGGTTATTGTCCTGTCCACACCAAGATTATACCGGAGGATATTGCGAGACAAAGAAAAGCCCATCCTGAAGCGAAAGTTATTGTTCATCCTGAGTGTACACTCAAAGTAATTCAACTCGCTGATGAAACTCTCTCTACCAGTGGAATGTGTGAGTACGCAAAACTGTCCGGCGCCTCTGAAATAATTATAGGCACTGAGGTAGGACTGCTCTATAGATTACGCAAAGAAAACCCTGAAAAGAAATTTTATCCTCTTTCAGCTCAGGCCATATGCCCAAACATGAAACTGACCACCTTGGAAAAAGTATTATGGTGCTTAGAAGATATGCGTTATGAGGTCAAAGTCCCTGAAGATATTCAAATTAGAGCCAAGGGAGCAGTAGATAGAATGTTAGAGGTGTTGTAAAATAAATCTTGCTTTTAGAAAGATTTATTAGTACTCTCAAGAGAGTATAAATAAATTTTACTGGATAATGTTAGCTATAAAGACAGAGCATCTTACCAAGATTTATAAAGGTAGCAGAAAAGAAACAAAGGCTCTTGAAGATTTAAATCTTCAAGTCTCTCCCAATCAAATATATGGATTTTTAGGGTCAAACGGAGCAGGCAAAACAACAACTATTAATCTGTTACTGGGTCTTACTGCGCCTACAGCTGGTACAGCCTGGATTTTAGAAAAACAAATTGGGGATATAGAAATAAAGCGAAAAATAGGATTTCTTCCACAGAGCCCCTATTTTTATGAGTCGTTTTCGTCTGTTGAATTATTGAATTTTTATGGCAAGATATTTAAAATCCCAAAAAAAGAACGATACAAGAAAATCGAGGAGCTGTTGGACATGGTTGGATTAACAGATAGTCGAAAAATCCCTTTAAGAAAGTTTTCCAGAGGTATGCTTCAACGTATTGGTATTGCT
This region of bacterium genomic DNA includes:
- the nadA gene encoding quinolinate synthase NadA, whose product is MNKNLVEKILELKKKMNAVILVHNYQIGEVQDIADYIGDSLGLSRTASETNADVIVFCGVRFMAETASILCPDKIVLMPDINAGCPMADMITRDELKALKKEHPKATVVGYVNTSAEVKAEIDICCTSGNAVKVIESLKDAVEIIFVPDKYLGHYVSTKVNRKLILWNGYCPVHTKIIPEDIARQRKAHPEAKVIVHPECTLKVIQLADETLSTSGMCEYAKLSGASEIIIGTEVGLLYRLRKENPEKKFYPLSAQAICPNMKLTTLEKVLWCLEDMRYEVKVPEDIQIRAKGAVDRMLEVL
- a CDS encoding ABC transporter ATP-binding protein, which translates into the protein MLAIKTEHLTKIYKGSRKETKALEDLNLQVSPNQIYGFLGSNGAGKTTTINLLLGLTAPTAGTAWILEKQIGDIEIKRKIGFLPQSPYFYESFSSVELLNFYGKIFKIPKKERYKKIEELLDMVGLTDSRKIPLRKFSRGMLQRIGIAQTLINDPDLVFFDEPIAGLDPVGRKEVMNTVLNIKKQGRTVFFCSHVLHDVEMLCDSIGILDKGQLIVSGKLKDLLKPKEIEISVEKLLAKI